Below is a window of Microbacterium saperdae DNA.
TCGCGTCATGTCGCAGGGCGCGGTGTCCTTCGACTTCCTCAACGCGGCAGATCCCGCGCAGCTCGCGACGATCCTCGAGGGCGAACTGCCGACGACCGTCGCCGTGGTGCTGGCGAATCTGCGGGCCGACCGTGCCGCCGCGGTGCTCACAGCCCTGCAGGACCCGCTGCGCACCGATGTCGCGCAGGCGATCGCGACGATGGGCACCGCGACGCAGGAGGCGATCTCGATCGTTGCGGACTCCCTGCGCTCCCGTACCGGCGTCTTCGCGATGCGCGACAATCACGAGTCGATCGGTGGCGTGCAACCACTCGTCGAGATCATCAGCCGCTCCGACACCGCGCTCGAGAAGGCGCTGCTCACGAGCCTGGAAGGGCGCGATCTCGCCCTCGCGGAAGACATCCGCAGCCGCATGGTCACGTTCGCCGACATCACCCGCCTCGAGGATCGCGATGCGCAACGCGTGCTGCGCGGCATCGACCTGCGCGTGCTGGCGCTGGCGCTGAAGGGGGCCGACGAGCAGATCGCCGCGAAGGTCACGGGCAACATGACCGAGCGCAACCAGGAGAACCTCGCGGAGGAAGCGCGCGTGCTCGGTTCGGTGCGCGTGCGTCAGGTCGACGAGGCGCGCGCAGAGGTCGTGCGCATCATCCGCGAACTGGAGGCGGCGGAGGAGATCACCATCTCCCGTGAGGACGAGGACGAGCTCATCGAATGACACGTTCCGACACCGCTTTCACCCCGCTCGTCGTGCCGCGCGTGGGCGAGACCCCCACCGACCTGCGCGGGGAGGCGGACCGGGCGCGCATCCGCGGCTATGCCGAGGGATTCGCTGAGGGGCGGCGTATCGCGCTCGACGAGGCACGATCGCAGAACGTGATCGATCAGACGCATGCCGCGCAGGAGCGTGCGCTCTATCTCGAGCGGCGCTCATCCGCTCTGCGGGCTGTCCACGAAGCCGCGGAAGCCTTCGACCTGCGCGCCGAGGAGCTCGCCGCGCTCACGGCGGATCGGATCGAGGAGCTCGCGGTGGACCTCGCCAGAGCGATCCTGTGCGTGGAGCTGTCGGACCCGGCGCGGTCCGCCTCGCACGCCCTGCGCCGCGCACTCGCCGAGATGCCGGTGCAGCGGTGGACGCGCGTGACGTTCAGCCCGCAGGACGGCGCGATCCTGCGAGAGGACGCGGATGCCGAAGGGACGCTGGACGGCATCGAGATGCGGGTGGCCGCATCGGTCGGTCAGGGTGGCGCGGTCGTCGAAGTCGCGGACGGGGCCGTCGACACGCGCATCGCGCAGGCACTCGCCCGTGCTGCTGCAGCGCTGCGCGGCGACGGCGACGAACACGACGAGGCTCGCTCATGAGCGGCAGGACGGCATCGTGGGAGCGGGCGCTCGACGCCGCGCGTCCCGAGCGCTCGGGAACCGTGAAGGCCGTGCTCGGTCTCGGCGCGGAGGTCATCGGCATCGATGCGGCCGTGGGAGACCGGGTGCGCATCCAGGTGGCGGACGGGCGCAGGGTCGACGCCGAGATCGTGGCGGTCGACGGCGCGTCCGCGCGATGCATGCCGCTCGCGCCGCTCGATGGGATCACCGCCCGCGCCAAGGTGCTGCACACCGGGTCGGGGCTCCGGGTGCCGACCGGACCGGCACTGCTCGGACGTGTGCTGGACGGGCTCGGGCGCCCCATCGACGGCAAAGGCCCGCTCGACCGTGGCGCAGAGTTCGTCGCGCTCGACAACGATGCCCCGAGCATCCTGCACCGCCAGCGCATCGCCACGCAGCTCGGCCTCGGAGTGCGGGTGCTCGACACCATGACACCCGTGGGCACCGGTCAGCGCCTCGGGCTGTTCGCGGGATCCGGTGTGGGGAAGTCATCGCTCATGTCGATGATCGCTCGTGGCTCGAGCGCCGATGTCACCGTGATCGCTCTGGTGGGCGAGCGTGGCCGCGAGGTGCGGGAGTTCATCGAGGACGACCTGGGGCCCGAAGGGCTGGCCCGGTCGGTCGTGGTCGTCGCGACGTCCGATCAGCCCGCGATGGTGCGCATGCGCTCGGCGTTCGTCGCCACCCGTATCGCCGAGCGGTTCCGCGAGGACGGCGCGAACGTCATGCTCATGATGGACTCGTTGACCCGCGTCGCGATGGCCCAGCGCGAGATCGGGCTGAGCGCAGGGGAGCCGCCCGCGACGCGCGGATATCCACCGTCGACGTTCTCCGTGCTCGCGCGTCTGCTCGAGCGTGCGGGCACCGGCCCGGTCGGCTCGATCACCGGTCTCTACACCGTGCTGGTCGACGGAGACGATCACAACGAGCCGATCGCGGACGCCGCTCGAGGGATCCTCGACGGGCACGTCGTGCTGGACCGTGCCCTGGCCGTGCGCGGGCATTTCCCGGCCGTGGACGTGCTCGGGTCGATCTCCCGTGTGGTGTCGAAGATCACGAGCTCCGAGCAGCGGGCGTCCGCTGTCGCGCTGCGCAGCGTGCTGGCCGCGCGACGCGGCGCGAACGACCTGATCGACATCGGCGCATATCGCGCGGGTGCGAACCCTCTTGTCGACGCGGCGCTGGCCCACGAGGCCGCCATCTCCGGCTTCCTCACCCAGGGGATGGAAGACCTCGCCGGCGCCGACGATTCCTGGCGGCGTCTCGCCGCACTCACCACCGAGTTCGGAGGACTGACTCCATGACGTTCCCGCTGGCCGGACTTCTGCGCGTGCGCGATGCGCAGGAGAAGGTCGCTGCCGAGCAGCTCTCGCGCACCACATCCGCTCGACGGCACGCGGAGGAGGCGGAGCAGAGTGCTGTCGTGAGTCTCTCCGAGATCAGCGCGCAGGTGGATGATGCGCACACGCTCCTGGCCATGGCCGCCGCTCGCGCCGCCGGGCGCAGCGCGCTGAGCGATCTCCAGACGCTGACCGAACTGCGCCGGGCCGAGGAAGAGGTGGCGAAGGCCTCGCATGTCGAGGCACGTCGCGAGCTCAAGGGTCTCGAACGACTCGACGGCGCGCATCGTGCGGAGAGTCTGAAGGCTGAGCGGCACGCCGAGCAGATGGCGCTGGACGAGATCGCGGTCATGCGCAGCCTGCGTGAGGAGCGGACAGCATGAGCGGGTTGTCCACGGCGAGCGCGGACCGCACAGCGGCGGCGGATCCGCTCGGCGCACTGCTCGGCAGGAGCGGGCGCGCTGATGAGGGGGAGTCGGCGCCGTTCGGCGTCGCGATGGCCGTGGCGAAGCGGATGCTCGGCACCGGCGACGACACGATGGGTGCGCTCGACCCGGTTGCCCTTGGGGTGAGCGATGCCTCCACGACGGCCGACGCCATGATCAGCACGGTGCTCGCCCCCGCGATGCTCCGTGTCGACGTGTCTGCGGAGGACGCCGTCGACCCGGAGGCTGCAAGTGCGGCGGCAGCGGAGACGGGGCCGTCGTTCACAGATACCGGGTTGTCCGCGGCGATGGCTCCGCTCGCCGCCGTGTCGTCCACGGCGGGGGAGGAGCGCGCTTCGGCATCACAGGATCCGGCGCTTCCGCAGGGAGGATCGGCCGCACGCGCGACCGTTTCCCCGCTGCCGCACGCCGAGGGGGGGATGCCTGCTCTGGCCGTCGCGTCGCCCTCGGCGCAGGGGAGCGTGCCGGCTCCGCCCCTCACGGCCGGAGGTGCCGATCAGGTGCCCGTCCTGCCGGCGGCGCGGATGAGTGCGATCGTCGCGACACCAGGCTCTGCGGTCGTCGCGGAGGCCGAGATCCCCTCTGCCCTGCGCCCCACGGATCCGTCGAGCGCGACATCTGTCTCCCCGGCACAGCCCACCCCCGCACAGACCTCCCTGACGCCGCCCACCCCGGCACAGCCCTCCCCGACACCGTCCACCGGGGCACAGCCGGTCCGCACCGCGCCCGCAGATGGCACGCCATCGATCATCTCGCCCGCAGCACTCGTCGTCACGGTGGACACTGCCGCCGTGGACGCGCCGGAGCCCGGTGCCCTCCCGCCGCGGGCGGTCGCGGCCCAGGTCTCGCCGGTCGTGCTGAGCATCGTCCAGCGGCCCATCGGAAGCCACCAGCTGACGATGACCGTCACCCCCGACACGCTCGGCCCTGTCACGGTGCGCGCCCATGTCAGCGCGGGCGGCGATGTGCGGGTGGAGCTGCTCGGCGCGACGGAGGCCGGCCGTGAGGCGCTGCGCACCATTGTCACCGACCTGCGGCGCGACCTCGCCGCGGCCATGCCGCACGCGAGCCTGACGCTCGGTTCCGGCACCACCGCCGAGGGCGGAGGCGCGGATCGCGGTGCCCAGTCCGGCGCCGGCGGACCGATGGGCGGCCAGTCATCCGGCGGGCGGGAGTCGGATCGCACGCCGTCCGATCGTCGCGCCGCCGACGCCGCGGCGCGCGGCATCCCTCACTCTTCCCTGACCGCCACCCACGCCGTCTCCGGCGAGGGCCTCGACATCTTCGCCTGAGAGGACACGACATGACCGTCGACGCCGTGAGCGCCCCGAGTTCGATCTACACGGGGAGCACCAGCGACCCCGCCGCGCGCAAGCAGGTGCTCGACGGCGAGGTGTTCCTCAAGCTGCTGGTCACGCAGCTGACGCACCAGGATCCGTCCAGCCCGATGGACACCAACGAGATGATCTCGCAGACCACACAGCTGGCCATGATGGAGCAGCTGACGACGCTCGCCGACAACGGCACCGAGGCGTTCGCGCTGAGCATGCGCCAGGCCGCCACCGCGCTGATCGGTCAGGAGGCGAGCTACAAGGATGCCGATGGCAAGCCGGTGTCGGGCATCGTCACGAAGGTCTCGTTCGACGGCCCCATCCCGCAGGTGACCATCGGCGACAAGACCGTCGCGCTGGATGCCATCACCGGCATCACCTCGAAGACCACCCCTGCCGCGAGCGCCCCCGCCGCAGCCTGATCCCCACTCACCCAGAAGAGAGAATCCCCATGCTTCGCTCGCTCTACTCCGGAATCTCCGGCCTCCGCTCGCACCAGACCATGCTGGACGTGACCGGCAACAACATCGCCAACGTCAACACCGCGGGATTCAAGGGCTCCTCGGTGGTGTTCCAGGACTCGCTCTCGCAGCTCATCGGCAACCCCGGCATCCCCGACGACCAGGTCGGCGGGCGCAACCCCGCGCAGGTCGGGCTCGGCGTGCAGGTCGCAGGCGTCCGCACGAACTTCGCCCAGGGATCGGCGCAGGCGACCGGACGCGGCGGCGACCTGATGATCTCGGGAGACGGCTTCTTCGCCGTGCGCTCGGGAGGGGAGACGCTCTACACCCGTGCCGGCGGATTCTCGTTCGACCCGACCGGCAAGATGGTCACGGCAGACGGGGCGATCGTGCAGGGGTGGTCGGCGCAGAACGGCACCGTGAACACCGGTCAGGCGATCGGGAACATCGTGCTGCCCCTC
It encodes the following:
- the fliG gene encoding flagellar motor switch protein FliG codes for the protein MSTQIEFPEIGAATAERSDTTASTVAVVEMTGLRKAAIVLLNMDREASAEVLRHLGEDRSELLAAELTQLGGVDLASTAQALGAFKRIATGGSVPSRGGQELATGLLETAFGREKAMGMVGRVMSQGAVSFDFLNAADPAQLATILEGELPTTVAVVLANLRADRAAAVLTALQDPLRTDVAQAIATMGTATQEAISIVADSLRSRTGVFAMRDNHESIGGVQPLVEIISRSDTALEKALLTSLEGRDLALAEDIRSRMVTFADITRLEDRDAQRVLRGIDLRVLALALKGADEQIAAKVTGNMTERNQENLAEEARVLGSVRVRQVDEARAEVVRIIRELEAAEEITISREDEDELIE
- a CDS encoding FliH/SctL family protein, producing the protein MTRSDTAFTPLVVPRVGETPTDLRGEADRARIRGYAEGFAEGRRIALDEARSQNVIDQTHAAQERALYLERRSSALRAVHEAAEAFDLRAEELAALTADRIEELAVDLARAILCVELSDPARSASHALRRALAEMPVQRWTRVTFSPQDGAILREDADAEGTLDGIEMRVAASVGQGGAVVEVADGAVDTRIAQALARAAAALRGDGDEHDEARS
- a CDS encoding flagellar hook capping FlgD N-terminal domain-containing protein, yielding MTVDAVSAPSSIYTGSTSDPAARKQVLDGEVFLKLLVTQLTHQDPSSPMDTNEMISQTTQLAMMEQLTTLADNGTEAFALSMRQAATALIGQEASYKDADGKPVSGIVTKVSFDGPIPQVTIGDKTVALDAITGITSKTTPAASAPAAA
- a CDS encoding FliI/YscN family ATPase; translated protein: MSGRTASWERALDAARPERSGTVKAVLGLGAEVIGIDAAVGDRVRIQVADGRRVDAEIVAVDGASARCMPLAPLDGITARAKVLHTGSGLRVPTGPALLGRVLDGLGRPIDGKGPLDRGAEFVALDNDAPSILHRQRIATQLGLGVRVLDTMTPVGTGQRLGLFAGSGVGKSSLMSMIARGSSADVTVIALVGERGREVREFIEDDLGPEGLARSVVVVATSDQPAMVRMRSAFVATRIAERFREDGANVMLMMDSLTRVAMAQREIGLSAGEPPATRGYPPSTFSVLARLLERAGTGPVGSITGLYTVLVDGDDHNEPIADAARGILDGHVVLDRALAVRGHFPAVDVLGSISRVVSKITSSEQRASAVALRSVLAARRGANDLIDIGAYRAGANPLVDAALAHEAAISGFLTQGMEDLAGADDSWRRLAALTTEFGGLTP